The Methanobrevibacter wolinii SH genome includes a window with the following:
- a CDS encoding biotin--[acetyl-CoA-carboxylase] ligase, whose amino-acid sequence MNKDILNLLSNKLNLKDKSAEEILQIGIDDLTKSVKELGTEPIDSIPREKIRGLLETKEIGREIYCFKSVKSTNIVAKFLSDHVSSGTIILSETQTMGKGRSGKKYESPEGGIWLSIILKPDISPAKAPLLTLTTAVAVTRTLKSFNIDSKIKWPNDVLINDKKVCGILTESIAKFNDLQSIIVGVGINSEVNIDELPKEIRKTSISLNDVVDHVNNTKGLVCFLKEFEYCYNKFLEEDFEFIFDEWRRYNHTIGKNVEIKQPYGKVITGYAVGIDQEGALIIEKNNGKLVKIYSGECRVLK is encoded by the coding sequence ATGAATAAGGATATTTTAAATCTTTTATCAAATAAATTGAATTTAAAAGATAAAAGTGCAGAAGAAATATTACAAATAGGTATTGATGATTTAACAAAAAGTGTTAAAGAATTAGGTACAGAACCTATAGATTCAATACCTAGAGAGAAAATTAGAGGTTTACTTGAAACTAAAGAGATAGGAAGAGAAATATATTGTTTTAAATCTGTAAAATCTACAAATATAGTTGCTAAATTCCTATCAGACCATGTTTCAAGTGGTACTATAATTCTTTCAGAAACACAAACTATGGGTAAAGGAAGATCTGGAAAAAAATATGAATCTCCTGAAGGAGGGATATGGTTATCCATTATATTAAAACCAGATATATCCCCTGCAAAAGCACCTTTATTAACACTTACTACTGCAGTTGCAGTAACACGTACATTAAAATCATTTAACATTGATTCAAAAATTAAATGGCCAAATGATGTATTAATTAATGATAAAAAAGTATGTGGAATTTTAACAGAATCTATTGCTAAATTCAATGATTTACAAAGTATTATTGTTGGTGTAGGTATTAATTCAGAAGTAAATATTGATGAATTACCTAAAGAAATTAGAAAAACTTCAATATCCCTTAATGATGTAGTTGACCATGTAAATAATACTAAAGGTCTTGTATGCTTCTTAAAAGAATTTGAATATTGTTATAATAAATTTTTAGAAGAAGACTTTGAATTTATCTTTGATGAATGGAGAAGATATAACCACACAATAGGTAAAAATGTAGAAATTAAACAACCTTATGGAAAAGTAATTACTGGATATGCAGTAGGAATTGACCAAGAAGGTGCATTAATTATTGAAAAAAATAATGGAAAATTAGTCAAAATTTATTCTGGAGAATGTAGAGTTTTAAAATAA
- a CDS encoding TIGR03576 family pyridoxal phosphate-dependent enzyme: MIVENSLDELKKREAAYKIIKDIIESKEDIPLYDLTGLSGGFLASEDELSLLQTYIGPAIFEDKIQEIGKKHMGGEKLVPLNRTSSGILATILSLVKKGDNVVHFLKAHPAHPSITRACDLVGANYEEFIDINKFNIPENTSLVIITGSTMDHQVLDEETFKKVIKMAHEKNIPVFVDDASGARLRTAIFNQKPACELGADLAITSTDKLMKGPRGGLLAGREDLVNMVKTKSNEFGLEAQAPIILAMINALKDYNPENLRAAISKKDELFNLLNDSFDMFETTPTGVRVSKESLYNAVKSKVDTKLSNTDLCFLWSMILLKNEKIITIPAVSMPGASTTIRFDLSANDANKLEIKDIFNKISNSFDLLIKVCVDVDKSRKIIYNE, from the coding sequence ATGATTGTAGAAAATTCATTAGATGAACTTAAAAAAAGAGAAGCAGCTTATAAAATTATTAAAGATATTATTGAATCAAAAGAAGATATTCCATTATATGATTTAACTGGGCTTTCTGGAGGTTTTTTAGCTTCAGAAGATGAATTATCTCTTCTTCAAACTTATATTGGTCCAGCTATTTTTGAAGATAAAATTCAAGAAATTGGTAAAAAACATATGGGTGGAGAAAAACTTGTACCATTAAATAGGACTAGTTCTGGAATTCTTGCTACAATTTTATCACTTGTTAAAAAAGGAGATAATGTAGTACACTTTTTAAAAGCTCATCCTGCACATCCTTCTATTACAAGAGCATGTGATTTAGTAGGTGCTAATTATGAAGAATTCATTGATATTAATAAATTCAATATTCCTGAAAATACTTCTCTTGTAATTATTACTGGTTCAACTATGGATCATCAGGTTCTAGATGAAGAAACATTTAAAAAAGTTATAAAAATGGCTCATGAGAAAAATATTCCTGTATTTGTTGATGATGCTAGTGGTGCAAGACTTCGTACAGCTATTTTTAATCAAAAACCTGCATGTGAATTAGGTGCTGATCTTGCAATTACTAGTACTGATAAATTAATGAAAGGACCTCGTGGGGGATTACTTGCTGGTCGTGAAGATCTTGTAAATATGGTTAAAACTAAATCTAATGAATTTGGTCTTGAAGCTCAAGCACCAATAATACTTGCTATGATTAATGCACTTAAAGATTATAATCCTGAAAATCTTAGAGCAGCTATTTCAAAAAAAGATGAGTTATTTAATTTATTAAATGATTCTTTTGATATGTTTGAAACTACTCCAACGGGTGTTAGAGTATCTAAAGAATCTCTTTATAATGCAGTTAAATCTAAAGTTGATACTAAATTATCTAATACTGATTTATGTTTCTTATGGAGTATGATTTTACTTAAAAATGAGAAAATTATTACTATTCCTGCAGTATCAATGCCAGGTGCATCTACAACAATTCGTTTTGATTTATCTGCAAATGATGCAAATAAACTCGAAATTAAAGATATTTTTAATAAAATTAGTAATTCCTTTGATTTATTAATTAAAGTTTGTGTTGATGTTGATAAAAGTAGAAAAATTATTTATAATGAATAA